The Paenibacillus sp. MBLB1832 genome has a window encoding:
- a CDS encoding adenine phosphoribosyltransferase has product MNFKEYIRVIPDFPQPGIRFKDITTLLQNGPVYKEAIEQLRQLVKDKEIDVIAGPEARGFVIGAPLACALGVGFIPIRKSGKLPGETIEADYALEYGKDKLAMHKDAIKPGQKVLIADDLLATGGTIQTSIDLIKQLGGEIVGAAFLIELSYLDGRSKFDGLDVVSLVQY; this is encoded by the coding sequence ATGAATTTCAAAGAGTATATCCGCGTTATCCCGGACTTCCCACAGCCAGGCATCCGTTTCAAAGACATCACGACCCTATTGCAAAATGGGCCTGTCTACAAAGAAGCGATTGAACAATTGAGACAATTAGTGAAAGACAAGGAAATCGACGTGATCGCGGGTCCGGAAGCACGCGGATTCGTCATTGGTGCGCCACTTGCTTGTGCGCTAGGGGTTGGCTTTATTCCAATTCGTAAAAGCGGCAAATTGCCTGGAGAAACGATTGAAGCAGACTACGCGCTTGAGTATGGCAAGGATAAGCTTGCTATGCACAAAGATGCGATTAAGCCTGGTCAAAAAGTACTGATCGCTGACGATTTACTAGCAACTGGTGGTACAATTCAGACGTCCATTGATTTAATTAAACAACTAGGCGGCGAAATTGTGGGAGCGGCTTTCTTAATTGAGCTTTCCTATTTGGACGGTCGTAGTAAATTTGATGGTTTGGATGTTGTATCTTTGGTTCAATACTAA